GATGCTGTGGAGAGATAGGAAACAATTTTCTCCAAAAAGAGGTATTTGGTTTAGTTCCCaccagggttaaaaaaaaaaaaagtgcactgtGGGAAAATCTATTGCCCTCTATCCTGATCTCACtaagaaagagagggacaagtgcaagagaaggaaaacctccaTCCCAGCTGGGAGAGGTGGGGTCCCAAGGCCCACGTTACCTTCTCACCAATGGGGCAAGATTGCAAATAGCTCTGGAGAGCCATCCCTCCGTGTCACCAGGAGGCCAGGCCTAGCAGGAGCAGCACCCCGCCAACTGTGCCCCACCAGGGCTTGTCCACCTGCCCTCCCCCGGCCCTTCCCTGAGTCACCAAAGTGGAGGCCGGGCTGGTCGAGGTGAGGATGGGGCCAGATGAGTGGGCAGGGGCGGCCAGAGGgtcctggggagaagggggagaggctgTCAGGATGTCTGTACCCAAATTAAGCCTACAGGGCCCTCCTCTTAGGCTGTGTGGCCTGAGATGGGAATAGGCGTGACTCACCTGCAAGGCAGGGCCCAGCACCAGGAGCCGGAGGAAAGCGTGGGTGGGAGGCCCTGGGCTAGCCTCTCGACCTGTCACGGTCACAGTCACTGTCACCACTGAGTCTGGCGCGGCTGAGTCTGGAACCTCCAACCATAGGCTTCCCCAGGCAGACTCATTCAGTTCCAGGCGAACTCTACCAAGTGGACACAGACACCAGGCTGAGGGCCAAGCTCTGAAGAACTGAGTCAGTGGTCGGAGGGTCTGAGCTAAGCGCCAGCAGGCAGGCGGAGACCCAGCACCAATCGGAGTGGGCTGCTCTTAGGCGGGGCTTCAGGCATCCAGACCCCAATGCCAGGAACCAAAAGTTTCGCCAGAACTGAGCAGGCGGGTTCAGGGGCTGTACCTGGAGAGATTGGAGGTGAGAGGGAAGCTGGGGCTGACAGATGTCCTAAGGTCGAGATCTTGAGGACCTGAGAAACTAGTGATGCGGAGGCTGAGCAGGGCCTTGCTGCCTGGAGCCAGGAACCCTGGGGAACCGCCGAGCtgtggaggaggagggtgggTCAGGGCAGGAGCAGCTGCTGCAGCCCTCGCCACCCGCACCTTCCCCTGGCGTCTCACCTCCAGAAGGACGGGAACCACGGTGCATGGCTGGGGGGCCGCTCGGTGCAGGCCTCGCCCCTCTCCGTCCTGGCCGATCAGCTCCACAGAGAAGGGTCCCGTGGTGGACAGAAGCGTAGGTGGAAGCGAGGCGGTGAGGAGATTGCGCTCCCGCGGTCCTGTGGGCTCCAGAGGCACCCGGCCCCGCTCGGCACCATCAGGGACCCCTCGAAGGACGATGTGGGAGAAGTGTGGTCGAGGGTCTCCGAGCTTGCCTCTGGAGCCTGGCCCTGTCACCTCTACCAGCAGCTGGGTCTGGAGGCCTGGGACAGGGTCGGGGACAGGTGGGGAGAACGAGGGTCCGCAGGAGatagagacagggagaaaataatGAATGGCTTTTAGAATAGGGGTTATTCCTGGGGAGTACAGATGGAGAAAAGGGGTTACCTCTGAGGATTACTGTTGGGCAGGGTCAGGAAAGATTCTGGGATGctggaaatgttctaaatttgGAACCAAGGACTGGTTACATGGTTCGTTATATGAAGTCTGCCCCGCGTGTACTTTAGTTTAGTGCACTTCGTTATACAGGTTATAACTCAatacaaagttaaatatatatatataaaaataatggggGCACGTGAATgcctcagttaagcatctatctgcctgcagctcaggtcatgatccggggctcctaggattgagccctgcatccggctgcTTGCTCGGCAGgcgcctgctgctccctctccctctgcccctccccccagctcgtGAGAGCaagtgcgcactctctctctctctcataaataaataaaatcttaaaaaataataatggacaagttggggcagggggacagaTATACCTGCAACTGGCTGAGTCAGCGGGTAGAGGCCAGGGTGGGGGCCATCCTCCATGGGAATCCCAAAGTAGAAGAGGAAGTTCAGAGCTGTCTGAGCTGAGGAGGGTCAAGGCAATCAGAGACCTTCCGGAGAGGAATGTGACTGATAGTGCTCTCTGAGCTCTGcagccttcccttcccctcccttcccttctcagaAGTAGCTCCCTCCTTACCTTGCACTCTCACCCGGGGCGTGCCCTCAGCTGTGACCTGGATCTCCCAGGTCCCTGTCTGTGGCGGGTCATTCAAGGTAACTATCCAGAACTGCCCGAAGCGACGTGTGTGACCTAGAGgcccctcaccttcctcctggTCCTGGGAGACCCCTGATGGGAGTGGGGGAGCAAGCGATTGGCACAGGGAACCATCCCTATCCCTTAGTATGTCACCCTTCTCCTccattcttccctctgcctcaagAAACACACGGGGAAGTACCTGCAGGGTTTCTGATCCAGAAGCTGCTGACCTCCCTGTGGATCCGAACTGTGACCTTCTGGAGCAGCGCATCCACACGGAACACAAGTGACCTCCCAGATACCACAACAGGAGGCTCCAGGGGAAGGGTAACCTTGAAGGATGGGAAGAACCACAAAACACAGGAGAAGATAAGGCCTTGAATGAGATGGGAACTAAGACAGGAGAAGGGTGGAGACAGAAGGAAACTAAGTCACACGGGGAGAAGGGAGGCCAGTGACAGGGAGGGAGCCAGGGGCAGGGATGGAGTTACGGTCAGTGACAAAGTGGAGACAAGGGATTGAGGGTGAAGCCATCACTTCTTGTCCCTCCTTAAAAGATGGCAGGATTTCCTGTGGTGGCCCTGAGGACAGACTACTGGAGGCCaagggtgggggacaggggacagTACTCATAGGGAAGGAGCAATGTGGAAGGTGGACAGTCATGGAttgcagagggaaagaaacctCCTTTCCCACCCTTCTGACTGTAGTGGCAGCACACTGGGTTAAACCATTAACCTGTGAGAAAGAGAGGCCGTGTCACCCACACCCTTAGTTCTCAGTGGAAAGCATTAGTCCCTCCGGTGCCCACACTTACTCACCAGGTCAGCCATGCTGTCCCCAACAATGGCGGCTACATCCTGAATGTGCTGGTCCTTGGTGAAGATGACCTCTCCTCCTGAGgccagggccaccgcttcataTGGTTCAAAACGCAGAGGGGACAAGACCTCACGCCGAGCTCGGCCCTGAACCCTCGATGGGTCTTCAGTCACTAGGAATGTCACCTGTGCCCAGAAGAGAAGCCAGTACTTGAGAACTCCCCCACTGTAAACAGGGGTCTCCTGTGCCCAAGGGCTCTACAGAGCTGATGACCAGTGGCAAGGTCCCTGTCTGCCCTCTGACTGCCACTGCTGGGTCTCTCAGTGACACGACCCCAAGGCCTTCACTTAGCAGTCGCCACTCCTTTGTACTTGTCACCATATGTCACCCACAGGGTGGATTGTTGGCAACTAGATCCCCAGTTTTTTAAGAGGTTTATTGGCGACAGGTTCAAATATGAATTCGGCATTAAATAGGGGATCCGGAAACATTATACTCATTGTCTGCTTTTCCCAAGGCTGGGTCAGCCGCCAGAGTGAGGGGTGATGCTTGTTGTGAAGGTGTCATCCTCAGGTCCCCCACATCCCTGGGTGGCTGACATCAGGTCCCCATCAGCTGTGCTCACTCTGCAGCGCCGCTCCTGAGTTAGGGATTCCACCCGGCTGGTGAGCATGGCATCCTTGGGGGAGGCGTCAGTGAAGACAAAGATGTCTGAGAGCGGAGGGGTGTGCAGCAGAGCCagctggcagggagggagagcgTGGGCATTAAACATGGTGGCAGCAGGTGAATGGGTAGAACCAGGGAGGACAGAATTGAAGGTCAAAGGACCCTGGAACCCAGGACGGAAGCTAGGGGGACTGAGCTctgaaggtggggagggagatggaggtcCCAGAAAGGCTCGAGTTCCCCTGGGTGGTAGGacctggaaaggaagaagatggAGTGGGGGGGTAGGGCAGACCTCCAGGGCCGACAGGCACATCTCAGGCTCATCTCCACCACCCAAAGCATGGATCTCATTGAGCTGTTGCCAGAAGCTGTCAGGGTCACTGGTTATAAAGACAGGACCAAaccctggggagggagaaaggaggttGAAGTGAGTGAGGAGCAGGGTCCCCATCCCTACCCAGGACCACCTCCCCAGTCAAGAGGCCTGCTGTCAAGGCCAGGCTCCTAGGGTGAACAAGTATTGAAATAACAATATTCCCTTATATTTATATGGGCAGGGCAAGGGCTAGTTACACTTGGGGGAAAATGGACCTCATTTCCTTCAAAAAATGGCAGCATCTCCTGTGGTCCTGAGCAGGCCTTTATCAGGTATGCGTGTTAAGTATGAAAAGACCTGGGGCCTCGATTTCCTCACCAGAAAAGTAACAGTACTTACCTCACAGAGTCATCGGGACTAAATGAGTTGATTTTGTAAAC
The sequence above is drawn from the Mustela nigripes isolate SB6536 chromosome 5, MUSNIG.SB6536, whole genome shotgun sequence genome and encodes:
- the VWA7 gene encoding von Willebrand factor A domain-containing protein 7 gives rise to the protein MLPADVPLSHLSPPVLPLLLLLLQQLPPTASFFPNIWSLLAAPGSITHQDLTEEAALNVTLQLFLEQPPPGRPPLRLEDFLGRTLLADDLFAAYFGPEFPSRRFRAALGEVSRANAAQDFLPTSRNDPDLHFDAERLGQGRMRLVGALREALVAARALEHTLARQRLGAALHVLQDFYSHSNWVEMGQQQPQPHLLWPRQELRSLARVDDPTCSDCEELSCPGNLLGFTLLTSGYFGTHPSKPPGKCSHGGRFDRSSSQPPRGGINKDSTSPGFSPHHMLHLQAAKLALQASIQAFSLLRNRLGDRGFSRLLDISPASSLSFVLDTTGSMGEEINAAKIQARHIVEQRQGSPMEPVHYVLVPFHDPGFGPVFITSDPDSFWQQLNEIHALGGGDEPEMCLSALELALLHTPPLSDIFVFTDASPKDAMLTSRVESLTQERRCRVTFLVTEDPSRVQGRARREVLSPLRFEPYEAVALASGGEVIFTKDQHIQDVAAIVGDSMADLVTLPLEPPVVVSGRSLVFRVDALLQKVTVRIHREVSSFWIRNPAGVSQDQEEGEGPLGHTRRFGQFWIVTLNDPPQTGTWEIQVTAEGTPRVRVQAQTALNFLFYFGIPMEDGPHPGLYPLTQPVAGLQTQLLVEVTGPGSRGKLGDPRPHFSHIVLRGVPDGAERGRVPLEPTGPRERNLLTASLPPTLLSTTGPFSVELIGQDGEGRGLHRAAPQPCTVVPVLLELGGSPGFLAPGSKALLSLRITSFSGPQDLDLRTSVSPSFPLTSNLSRVRLELNESAWGSLWLEVPDSAAPDSVVTVTVTVTGREASPGPPTHAFLRLLVLGPALQDPLAAPAHSSGPILTSTSPASTLVTQGRAGGGQVDKPWWGTVGGVLLLLGLASW